One Euphorbia lathyris chromosome 1, ddEupLath1.1, whole genome shotgun sequence DNA segment encodes these proteins:
- the LOC136213021 gene encoding metalloendoproteinase 4-MMP, whose protein sequence is MFQFFRYFCFLFISILVLSRLSSPARLIPQPNSITVITTNITRNSTNSARNTTWNDFIRFLDAGKGTQVTGMSELKKYFSRFGYLNPIPTKTNFTDIFDNEFESALINYQNNLGLPVTGNLDSDTISSIMSPRCGVSDELHSTKIHLTKHYSYFYGKPRWVKGSPMTLTYAFSPENMIDYINPDDIRIVFNRAFSRWAKVIPVSFREVDDYESADVKIGWFRHDHGDGEAFDGVLGVLAHAFSPENGRFHLDEAETWAVDFDKVKSKVAVDLESVATHEIGHVLGLAHSSVREAVMYPSLSPRSKKVELRIDDVEGVQALYGSNPNFKFSSLLEAENSSNLGTCLKSRTSKWTVCFLMAALVWFLGSLSHF, encoded by the coding sequence ATGTTCCAGTTTTTCCGTTATTTCTGTTTCCTCTTCATCTCCATCCTTGTCCTTTCCCGCCTTTCTTCTCCCGCCAGACTCATACCCCAACCCAACTCTATAACTGTCATAACCACCAATATTACCCGAAACTCCACGAATTCCGCTCGTAACACCACGTGGAACGATTTCATTCGCTTCCTTGACGCCGGCAAAGGCACTCAAGTAACCGGCATGTCTGAGCTCAAAAAATACTTCAGCCGTTTCGGCTACCTCAACCCAATTCCGACCAAAACTAATTTCACCGATATTTTCGATAACGAATTCGAGTCCGCACTTATTAATTACCAAAACAATCTCGGTTTACCGGTAACCGGAAATCTCGACTCCGATACTATCTCTTCAATCATGTCGCCGAGATGCGGAGTCAGCGACGAATTACACTCAACAAAAATACACCTAACCAAACACTACTCCTATTTCTACGGAAAGCCACGGTGGGTCAAGGGGTCACCGATGACACTAACATACGCGTTTTCGCCGGAGAATATGATTGACTACATAAATCCAGACGACATAAGAATCGTCTTCAACCGCGCTTTTTCACGGTGGGCGAAGGTGATTCCGGTGAGTTTCAGAGAAGTAGACGATTACGAATCGGCGGATGTTAAAATCGGGTGGTTCCGGCACGATCACGGCGACGGGGAAGCGTTTGATGGTGTGTTGGGGGTTTTAGCCCATGCTTTTTCACCAGAGAATGGGAGGTTTCATTTAGATGAAGCGGAGACGTGGGCCGTTGATTTCGATAAGGTGAAATCAAAGGTGGCCGTTGATTTGGAATCGGTGGCGACACATGAAATAGGACACGTGCTTGGATTGGCACATTCTTCGGTTAGAGAAGCAGTTATGTATCCGAGTTTGAGTCCAAGGAGTAAGAAAGTTGAGCTGAGGATTGATGACGTGGAGGGTGTTCAAGCTTTGTATGGGTCAAATCCGAATTTTAAGTTTAGTTCTTTGTTGGAAGCTGAAAATTCTTCTAATTTGGGGACTTGTTTGAAAAGTAGAACATCAAAGTGGACCGTATGTTTTTTAATGGCGGCTTTGGTGTGGTTCCTGGGTTCATTATCACACTTTTAA